The proteins below come from a single Rhinoraja longicauda isolate Sanriku21f chromosome 5, sRhiLon1.1, whole genome shotgun sequence genomic window:
- the LOC144594031 gene encoding 4-galactosyl-N-acetylglucosaminide 3-alpha-L-fucosyltransferase 9-like, whose product MITVLNKRIMHICLHSIIILGCFITLLLLYMKPLHSWIYGPTTVDDINLSIPSKNETIVLIWLWPFGQPFELSSCKLEFNIKDCYLTADRKLYNKSHAVLFHHGDIRRDLANLPLQPRPPFQKWVWMNLESPTHTSKRFGINQLFNLTLTYRQDSDIQVPYGSLTKSKVPLDFKLPSKNVLVCWIISNWDYEHPRVKYYYMLRKYVKITIYGRFLWHRLSDDDLIPTISNCKFYLSFENSIHKDYITEKLYNALLAGSVPVVLGPSRENYENYIPANSFIHVDDFLSPKELADYLHMLDGDEDLYMSYFKWRKYYEVRTTRFWSEHVCSVCENIQQHKEHKSLSSLEKWFWN is encoded by the coding sequence ATGATAACAGTACTGAATAAAAGAATAATGCACATTTGTTTGCATTCCATCATCATTTTGGGCTGTTTTATAACCTTGCTCTTACTGTACATGAAACCATTGCATAGCTGGATATATGGACCCACAACAGTTGACGACATTAATCTTTCTATTCCATCGAAGAATGAAACCATTGTGCTTATTTGGCTGTGGCCTTTTGGTCAGCCATTTGAGCTCAGTTCTTGCAAATTAGAGTTCAACATCAAAGATTGTTATTTAACTGCAGATCGGAAACTGTATAACAAATCTCATGCTGTCCTTTTCCATCACGGGGACATCAGAAGGGACTTGGCCAACCTCCCCTTACAACCACGGCCACCTTTCCAAAAATGGGTTTGGATGAATCTGGAATCGCCTACTCACACTTCAAAAAGGTTCGGCATCAATCAACTCTTCAACTTGACCTTAACATATCGACAGGATTCAGATATCCAAGTGCCTTACGGATCTTTGACAAAGAGCAAAGTTCCTTTAGATTTTAAATTGCCAAGCAAAAATGTCTTGGTATGTTGGATCATCAGCAACTGGGACTATGAACATCCTAGAGTGAAATATTACTACATGCTCCGCAAATATGTGAAAATTACCATTTACGGTCGATTCCTCTGGCATCGCCTGAGTGATGATGACTTGATCCCAACAATATCAAATTGTAAGTTCTACCTTTCCTTTGAAAACTCGATACATAAAGATTACATAACTGAAAAGCTCTACAATGCTCTGCTTGCGGGTAGTGTTCCTGTGGTCCTGGGCCCATCCAGGGAAAACTATGAAAATTATATCCCAGCCAATTCCTTCATTCACGTGGATGATTTTCTCTCACCCAAAGAGCTTGCTGATTACCTTCACATGCTGGATGGTGATGAAGATTTGTACATGAGCTACTTCAAATGGAGAAAATACTATGAAGTGAGAACAACTCGTTTCTGGAGTGAACATGTGTGCTCTGTCTGTGAAAATATTCAGCAACATAAAGAACATAAATCCCTCTCCAGCTTGGAGAAATGGTTTTGGAATTGA